A window of Callospermophilus lateralis isolate mCalLat2 chromosome 17, mCalLat2.hap1, whole genome shotgun sequence contains these coding sequences:
- the Fech gene encoding ferrochelatase, mitochondrial isoform X2, which yields MLNMGGPETLGDVHDFLLRLFLDRDLMTLPVQNKLAPFIAKRRTPKIQEQYRRIGGGSPIKMWTSKQGEGMVKLLDELSPNTAPHKYYIGFRYVHPLTEEAIDEMERDGLERAIAFTQYPQYSCSTTGSSLNAIYRYYNEMGKKPTMKWSTIDRWPTHPLLIQCFADHILKELDHFPPEKRNEVVILFSAHSLPMSVVNRGDPYPQEVGATVHKVMERLGYSNPYRLVWQSKVGPVPWLGPQTDESIKGLCERGRKNILLVPIAFTSDHIETLYELDIEYSQVLAKECGAENIRRAESLNGNPLFSKALADLVLSHIQSNKLCSKQLTLSCPLCVNPVCRETKSFFTNQQL from the exons TAAGCTGGCACCATTCATCGCCAAACGCCGAACCCCCAAAATTCAAGAGCAGTATCGCAGGATTGGAGGTGGATCCCCCATCAAGATGTGGACTTCCAAGCAAGGAGAAGGCATGGTGAAACTGCTGGATGAGTTGTCCCCTAACACAG CTCCTCACAAATACTATATTGGATTCCGGTACGTCCATCCTTTAACAGAAGAAGCAATTGACGAGATGGAGAGAGATGGACTAGAAAGGGCCATTGCTTTCACACAGTATCCACAGTACAGCTGCTCTACTACCG GGAGCAGCTTAAATGCCATATACAGGTACTATAATGAGATGGGAAAGAAGCCCACGATGAAGTGGAGCACTATCGACAGGTGGCCCACACATCCCCTCCTCATCCAG TGCTTTGCAGACCACATTCTGAAAGAACTGGACCATTTCCCACCTGAGAAGAGGAATGAGGtggtcattctgttttctgctcacTCACTGCCAATGTCT GTGGTCAACAGAGGCGACCCCTATCCTCAGGAGGTAGGCGCCACTGTCCACAAAGTCATGGAGAGGCTGGGTTACTCCAACCCCTACCGCCTGGTTTGGCAGTCCAAG GTTGGTCCAGTGCCCTGGTTGGGTCCTCAAACAGATGAGTCTATCAAAGGACTTTGTGAGAGGGGGAGGAAGAATATCCTTTTGGTCCCAATAGCATTTACCAGTGATCACATTGAAACGCTGTACGAACTGGATATCGAGTACTCTCAAGTTTTAGCCAAGGAG TGTGGAGCTGAAAACATCAGAAGAGCGGAGTCTCTTAATGGAAATCCATTGTTCTCTAAG GCCCTGGCCGACTTGGTGCTCTCTCACATCCAGTCCAACAAGCTGTGCTCCAAGCAGCTGACTCTGAGTTGTCCACTCTGTGTAAATCCTGTCTGCAGGGAGACTAAGTCCTTCTTCACCAACCAGCAGCTGTGA